The genomic stretch AGGTGGAGGAGGAACTGTTTGAGCTGTACAAGGATGAGAACCTGGATGTAAAGCCAAAGCAGCTGGAGATGAGAGGTGGTGCCAGGTACAGCGATGCTGCCTGCAACTTAATCTGCTCCCTGCACAATAATACCGGTGATATCCAGTATGTAGACGTACGGAACAACGGGACGATCACAAACCTACCGGCAGACAGTGCGGTGGAAGCAGCCTGCATCATCACAAGCGGCGGTCCAAAGCCCATTGCCGTAGGCGAGTTAAAGCCCCAGATTAACGGAACCATACAAACCATAAAGACCTTTGAGCGCCTGGTCTGCGAAGCGGCTGTCACCGGAAACCGGGATCTGGCAGTGACGGCTCTCAACATGAATCCTCTTTGTGCAAGCGATCACGATGCCAATGCAGTCATTCATGAATTGTTGGAGGCCCATAAAGAATACCTCCCTCAATTCTTTAAAAACGAAAGTCAAGAATAGAAAAAAGCTGTGAAAATGACTGAAAAAGTCTATTTCACAGCTTTTTTTATAGCGTAATAACGAATAATGTTTATGTTGAAAGGGGAAATTATAAATTATTAAATAAAAAGTTTATTTTTATTTTAGAATTTGCTTGTGTTTTTGCATATGATATAGTATTATATGGGTAACGAGAAGTGGTCTAGACCACAGAAAGGGGTGCGAGGATGTATCATATTTTATTAGTTTGCTCAGCAGGAATGTCAACAAGCATGCTTGTAAAGAAAATGCAGGATGCAGCATCAGAAAAAGGCGTGGAGGCCACCATTTGGGCAGTGGGAGATTCTGAATCCGTTGAGGAAGTGAAGAAGGCAGATATAATTTTATTGGGGCCTCAGGTTCGTTATCTTGAGAAGAAGATGAACGAGAGAGTAAAAAATGAGAAACCTGTGCTTGTCATCGATATGATGGCATACGGCACGATGAATGGCGCCAAGGTACTTGATCAGGCGCTGGGGAAATTAAACGGGTAAGTATGAAAAAGTAACTCCCCGTTCCAATCGTTTAGGGGAGGAGAAAAAGGGAGAAAAAGTATGGGTGCATTTAATTCATTCATGGAAGCAAAATTTATGCCAATCGCAGCTAAAATTGGCTCCCAGAAACATCTGGTTGCCATTCGTGATGCCTTTATTGCCATCATGCCAATTACCATGGTTGGTTCCATAGCAGTTTTACTTAATGTATTTTTAAGAGATCTTCCAAACCAGGCAGGTATGACCGGCTTTGTCCAGGCAATGTCTCCAATCATCAGTGTTAACGGCAACGTATATTTTGGCTCTATTGTAATTCTTGCTCTGGCATTTGTTTTTGCCCTGGGCTACAATCTTTCTAAAACCTACGATGTAAACGCCATTGCAGGCGGAGTCATCGCATTTGCAAGCTTAGTCACCTGTATGGGACAAAGCGCTACCTTCAACTATGAACTTCCAGGTGTTGCAGCGGCGGCTGCCGACCAGCTGAAAGGTCTGGGACTTGATGTAACTGCCACAGCAGGCGGCGGTGTTGCATTAAACGGAGTCAGCGGCTGGGGATACTTAGGTTCCGGATACACCGGTTCCGGTGGTCTGTTTACCGCTCTGATTATGGGCTTTATCTGTACCATGATTTACATAAAGCTGATGCAGAAAAAGGTTACCATTAACCTTCCTGATTCTGTACCGCCAGCAGTAAGCAAAGCATTTGCGGCAATTGTACCAGGTGTAATCGCCATTTATGTTGCAGGTATCTTAACCCAGATCTGCATAACCGCAACAGGCTCCACCATTAATGATATGGTTCTCAGATATATCCAGAGACCGCTCCTCAGCTTGTCACAGGGCTTCTTCAGCGTAATCTTCATGGTATTCCTGATCCAGCTGTTATGGTTCTTTGGTCTCCATGGACACAACGTACTTGCTCCTATCATGGACGGAATCTACTTAACGGCACTGAACCAGAACATTGAGGCATTTACCTCCAGCCAGAGCGCTGCGAATCTTCCATACTTATGGACCCGCGGTTCCTTTGATGCCTATTGCCAGATGGGCGGCTCCGGAATCACCTTAGGACTTATTATAGCAATCTTCCTGTTTTCTAAAAGGGATGACCAGAAAGCCATTGCCAAGCTGTCCTGGCCCATGGGTGTATTTAATATCAATGAGCCGATCATCTTTGGTATGCCGATCGTATTGAACCCTGTATATTTGATTCCATGGCTGATCGTTCCTCCGGTATGTGCGGCCATCGCATACGGCGCAACTGCTATAGGCCTGATCCCGCCGGTATTCGTAGCTGTACCTTGGGTAATGCCTGCAGGCATCTACGCCTTCCTTGCAACAGGCGGAAGCATAATGGCAGCGATAGTATCACTGTTTAATCTGTTTATATCTTTTGCTATCTGGACACCATTTGTAATGATGGCAAATAAGATGAAAAGCGAATAGTAACTTAGTTTAAGAAGGAGCTGCCAGACCAGTTCACAGGGGTTGTCCTGACAGAACTGATTTGGCAGTTCTTAAGTTTAGCAGAGAAAGAAGGGGAGAGAGCTCCATGAAAAGTTGGACCATATTTTTAATTGCCATTGGCTGCCTGTTCATTACTGTATCACCCCAGCTTCCATCCCCTGCCATGTATATGACCGTTGGTCTGATATTTGTACTGTTGGGTGCAGTCATGCTGATAAAGAAAAGGAAATAAGGGGGTATAAGATATGAGACTTAAGTTTCCGGAAGGGTTTTACTTTGGAAGTGCAACCAGCGCCACCCAGTGTGAGGGAGGTGCAGAAGATGACGGGAGAGGCAAAAATATCTGGGATTTGTGGTATGAGGAGGAAAGCTTTAAATTTCATGGAACCATTGGCCCGGCCATTACCTCTTCCTTTTACCAGAATTACAAAGAAGATATTCAGCTGATGAAGCAGACGGGCCATAATTCTTTTCGGACATCCATCAGCTGGTCCCGCCTGTTTCCGGAAGGGTTTGGTGAGGTGAACGAAAAAGCGGTTGATTTTTACCGCAGCCTGTTTCTGGAATTAAGGGAAAACGGGATCGAACCATTTGTAAATCTTTACCACTTTGATATGCCGGTAAAGCTGCAGGAGCAGGGAGGCTGGGAAAACAGGAAGGTCGTGGATTATTATAAGGATTATGCCTGGATCTGCTTTAACTTATTCGGAGATCTGGTGAAGCACTGGTTTACCTTTAATGAGCCTATCGTTCATGTAGAATGCGGATATCTGCAATGCTATCACTATCCCTGCAAGGTGGATCCCAAAGCGGCAGTTACGGTGGCTTATCATACGGCCCTTGCCAGCGCTTTAGCGGTGAAGGAATATCACAGTATGAAGCAGGGAGGAAAGATCGGGATTGTCTTAAACCTGACCCCGGCTTATCCCAGAAGTTCCCACCCGGAGGATGAGAAGGCGGCAAAGATAGCCGAGCTGTTCCAGAATAAGAGTTTTCTGGATCCTGCCGTTAAGGGAACTTATGATCCGGAGCTGGTAGCTCTCATAGAAAAGCATGGATTACTGCCGGAGGCTTCTAAGGAGGACCTGGAGATCATCCGTCAAAATACAGTGGATTTTCTGGGAGTAAACTACTATCATCCGTTCCGTGTCTGCGCAAAGGCCAGCCTGCCTAATCCATCAGCTCCATTTACGCCGGAATATTATTTTGATATCTATGATATGCCTGGTAAACGGATGAATCCATACAGGGGTTGGGAAATCTATCCCAGAGGCCTATATGACATCGCTCTTAACATCCGTGACAACTATGGAAACATTGAATGGATGGTCACGGAAAATGGTATGGGCGTGGAACATGAAGGACGTTTTAAGACAGATGGTATGATACAGGATGACTACCGCATTGAGTTCTATGAGGAGCATTTGACCTGGCTTCATAAGGGGATAGAAGAAGGAAGCAATTGCATTGGATATCATGTGTGGACCTTTGTGGACTGCTGGTCATGGCTCAATGCTTATAAAAACCGTTACGGGCTTGTGGAGCTGGATTTGGAAACACAGAAACGAACCATAAAAAAGTCGGGTTATTGGTATCAGGAGCTGCTTAAAAACAACGGTTTTGAAACGGGCAAATAGGAGAGGCATATGGAAGTAAATCAAAAACTGAATGTAGAGGCAAAGGAATTCTTCAATGCCCTGGCAACCTCGGTTGCTTATGATATCAGCCAGGCTACAGGGAAAAAGGTAAATCCAGACCAGGTTTATTCCGGTTTTCGCTATAAAAAAAAGATGAAAAATAAGATGGGGCAGGAAAACCATGTGGATGTGATGATCAAGCAGTTTTTATCTCCCAGCTGCTATGAGGCAAGCTTCCGTACTTCCCATGGGACGAATGTAATATTTTACGAGATCGAAGATAGTAAAGACGGAAACATTATGGTACACTACAGGGAGGTATTTGAGGGGGAGAGTACTTCCTACTCCTTAAACTATAAAATTGTCTCCTGGTTCTATCAAAAAGGTTCCAGAAAGAGGGTTACCAGGATGCTGTCATCCATGGAAAGCTTCATTAAGGGACAGAGGATAAAAGAGAATTAAATGTGATAAGAGGTGATACAATGGGGGCTCCGAAATATCAGAAAATAAAACAGGACCTTATGGAAGAAATTAAGGATGCGTCTGTCAATACCCCTATTGCATCAGAACGGGAACTGGCCAGCCGGTATAATGCAAGCCGGATGACTGTGCGCAATGCTTTAAATGAACTGGTGGAAGAGGGAGTATTATACAGAGATAAAAATAAAGGCACTTTTGTTGCAGACCAGAGGCTGATGAAAAAAAATACGTCTGCAGAGACTTTAAATAAGCCCATGGATGATACTTATGATTATAATGTGATCTATTTCAGCTCCTGCTTTTCCGATGAAAAGGTCGCTGCCTGTCTGGAAATCGGATCTGAGGACCGGATGATCCGGATCGTGCGCTTAAACCGGAAGAATGGAAAGCCTGTAAGTGTTGAAGAAATCTATCTGATCCAAAGCCTGATCAATGACAATGATTACAACAACTTAAATAAGCTTTTGGATCTGAAGGGGTATATTGATGAAGGATCGGTTACACAGAAGTTTCTTCCTATTATAGTGCCTGTAAAATATATAAATCTGCTTCACGTAAAGCTGGATACTCCGATTATTATGGTTGAGAGCACCATTGTAAGCAAAAGCGGCAGCCCGGTCGTGTATATCAGAGAATTTAACAACCCGACTGAAAAAATAATTGAGATAACCACATAACAGAAATACCCTGCGGGTATACCATTATGCCCTAAAAGCTGGGCAGGAAAGTGGAAAGGTGTTTAATTATGGGAAGACTTGGTATCTCCCTGTATCCGGAGCATTCCACTCCGGAACGGGATAAGGAATATATCCGACTGGCGGGCAAATACGGGTTTCAGCGGATTTTTACCTGTTTATTGAGCGTGGGGAATAAAAATAAAGATGAGATGATCCTAGAATTTCGGGATATGATTGATACGGCCCATGAATCCGGTATGGAAGTGATACTGGATGTGGCG from Lacrimispora sphenoides JCM 1415 encodes the following:
- a CDS encoding PTS sugar transporter subunit IIB, which produces MYHILLVCSAGMSTSMLVKKMQDAASEKGVEATIWAVGDSESVEEVKKADIILLGPQVRYLEKKMNERVKNEKPVLVIDMMAYGTMNGAKVLDQALGKLNG
- a CDS encoding DUF3284 domain-containing protein, whose translation is MEVNQKLNVEAKEFFNALATSVAYDISQATGKKVNPDQVYSGFRYKKKMKNKMGQENHVDVMIKQFLSPSCYEASFRTSHGTNVIFYEIEDSKDGNIMVHYREVFEGESTSYSLNYKIVSWFYQKGSRKRVTRMLSSMESFIKGQRIKEN
- a CDS encoding multidrug transporter — its product is MKSWTIFLIAIGCLFITVSPQLPSPAMYMTVGLIFVLLGAVMLIKKRK
- a CDS encoding glycoside hydrolase family 1 protein; translation: MRLKFPEGFYFGSATSATQCEGGAEDDGRGKNIWDLWYEEESFKFHGTIGPAITSSFYQNYKEDIQLMKQTGHNSFRTSISWSRLFPEGFGEVNEKAVDFYRSLFLELRENGIEPFVNLYHFDMPVKLQEQGGWENRKVVDYYKDYAWICFNLFGDLVKHWFTFNEPIVHVECGYLQCYHYPCKVDPKAAVTVAYHTALASALAVKEYHSMKQGGKIGIVLNLTPAYPRSSHPEDEKAAKIAELFQNKSFLDPAVKGTYDPELVALIEKHGLLPEASKEDLEIIRQNTVDFLGVNYYHPFRVCAKASLPNPSAPFTPEYYFDIYDMPGKRMNPYRGWEIYPRGLYDIALNIRDNYGNIEWMVTENGMGVEHEGRFKTDGMIQDDYRIEFYEEHLTWLHKGIEEGSNCIGYHVWTFVDCWSWLNAYKNRYGLVELDLETQKRTIKKSGYWYQELLKNNGFETGK
- a CDS encoding PTS sugar transporter subunit IIC, with the protein product MGAFNSFMEAKFMPIAAKIGSQKHLVAIRDAFIAIMPITMVGSIAVLLNVFLRDLPNQAGMTGFVQAMSPIISVNGNVYFGSIVILALAFVFALGYNLSKTYDVNAIAGGVIAFASLVTCMGQSATFNYELPGVAAAAADQLKGLGLDVTATAGGGVALNGVSGWGYLGSGYTGSGGLFTALIMGFICTMIYIKLMQKKVTINLPDSVPPAVSKAFAAIVPGVIAIYVAGILTQICITATGSTINDMVLRYIQRPLLSLSQGFFSVIFMVFLIQLLWFFGLHGHNVLAPIMDGIYLTALNQNIEAFTSSQSAANLPYLWTRGSFDAYCQMGGSGITLGLIIAIFLFSKRDDQKAIAKLSWPMGVFNINEPIIFGMPIVLNPVYLIPWLIVPPVCAAIAYGATAIGLIPPVFVAVPWVMPAGIYAFLATGGSIMAAIVSLFNLFISFAIWTPFVMMANKMKSE
- a CDS encoding GntR family transcriptional regulator, producing MGAPKYQKIKQDLMEEIKDASVNTPIASERELASRYNASRMTVRNALNELVEEGVLYRDKNKGTFVADQRLMKKNTSAETLNKPMDDTYDYNVIYFSSCFSDEKVAACLEIGSEDRMIRIVRLNRKNGKPVSVEEIYLIQSLINDNDYNNLNKLLDLKGYIDEGSVTQKFLPIIVPVKYINLLHVKLDTPIIMVESTIVSKSGSPVVYIREFNNPTEKIIEITT